The following are encoded together in the Actinoplanes sp. N902-109 genome:
- a CDS encoding precorrin-8X methylmutase, which translates to MEYVRDGAEIYRRSFATIRAEADLSRLPADVARVAVRMIHACGMVDLVEDLAWSPGVITAARTALLAGAPVLCDAEMVASGVTRKRLPAGNEVICTLRDPSVPGLAAELGNTRSAAALDLWVDRLDGAVVAIGNAPTALFRLLEMVAAGAPRPAAVLGIPVGFIGAAESKDALAASDLEHLVVRGRRGGSAITAAAVNALASEEE; encoded by the coding sequence ATGGAGTACGTACGCGACGGGGCGGAGATCTATCGGCGGTCGTTCGCGACCATCCGGGCCGAGGCCGACCTGTCCCGGCTGCCGGCCGACGTGGCGCGGGTGGCCGTGCGGATGATCCATGCGTGCGGCATGGTCGATCTGGTCGAGGATCTTGCCTGGAGTCCGGGAGTGATCACCGCAGCGCGTACCGCGCTGCTGGCCGGCGCCCCCGTCCTGTGTGACGCGGAGATGGTTGCGTCCGGGGTGACGCGCAAGCGGCTGCCGGCCGGCAACGAGGTCATCTGCACCCTGCGTGACCCGTCCGTGCCCGGGCTGGCCGCCGAGCTGGGCAACACCCGCAGCGCAGCGGCGCTCGACCTGTGGGTCGACCGGCTCGACGGCGCGGTGGTGGCCATCGGCAACGCGCCCACCGCGCTGTTCCGGCTGCTCGAGATGGTGGCGGCCGGGGCGCCACGGCCGGCTGCGGTGCTCGGCATCCCGGTCGGTTTCATCGGCGCCGCCGAGTCCAAGGATGCCCTGGCCGCGTCCGATCTGGAACACCTTGTCGTCCGCGGGCGCCGCGGCGGCAGTGCGATCACGGCGGCCGCGGTCAACGCGCTCGCCTCGGAGGAGGAGTGA
- a CDS encoding precorrin-2 C(20)-methyltransferase, whose protein sequence is MAGRLYGVGLGPGDPELVTVKAARLIAAADVIAYHAARHGRSNARAIAAPYLHDGQIEEPLIYPVTTETTDHPGGYQGAIDEFYTVSAERLAAHLDAGRDVVVLAEGDPFFYGSYMHMHKRLADRYEATVVPGVTSVSAAAAVLGRPLMERDETLTVLPGTLPPDELATRLATTDSAAVMKLGRTFEGVREALERAGRLDDAWYVERATTDRERSGRLADIDPGTVPYFSLALLPSPAATAFVSPAPAGSASAQVGWVTVVGLGPGAREWLTPEAQAALAEADDLVGYGPYVDRVPVNPRQRRHSSDNRVEAERAAFALDLAKRGRRVAVVSSGDPGVFAMAAAVLEVADDPQWKDVPVRIVPGLTAAQAVASRAGAPLGHDFCIMSLSDRLKPWSVIETRLTAAATADLVIAIYNPASRTRKEQLVRARDLLLTHRDPQTPVIVGRDVGGPAETIHVTTLADLDPATVDMRCLLIVGSTQTRVLTRGDGSTQVFTSRYYPQG, encoded by the coding sequence GTGGCGGGTCGGCTGTACGGCGTGGGTCTCGGCCCCGGCGATCCCGAGCTGGTCACGGTCAAGGCCGCCCGGCTGATCGCGGCGGCGGACGTCATCGCCTACCACGCGGCGCGGCACGGCCGGTCCAACGCCCGCGCGATCGCCGCTCCCTATCTGCATGACGGGCAGATCGAGGAGCCGCTGATCTACCCGGTGACCACCGAGACGACCGATCACCCCGGCGGTTACCAGGGCGCGATCGACGAGTTCTACACCGTGAGCGCCGAGCGGCTGGCCGCCCACCTCGACGCCGGCCGGGACGTGGTGGTGCTGGCCGAGGGCGACCCGTTCTTCTACGGCTCCTACATGCACATGCACAAGCGCCTTGCCGACAGGTACGAAGCCACGGTCGTCCCCGGCGTGACCTCGGTGAGCGCCGCCGCGGCGGTGCTCGGGCGCCCGCTGATGGAACGCGACGAGACGCTGACCGTACTGCCCGGCACCCTCCCGCCGGACGAGCTGGCCACCCGGCTGGCCACCACCGACTCGGCCGCCGTCATGAAGCTCGGCCGCACGTTCGAGGGGGTGCGCGAGGCCCTCGAGCGCGCTGGGCGCCTCGACGACGCCTGGTATGTCGAGCGGGCCACCACCGACCGGGAACGCTCCGGCCGCCTCGCCGACATCGACCCCGGAACGGTGCCGTATTTCTCGCTGGCGCTGCTGCCCAGCCCGGCCGCCACCGCCTTCGTCAGCCCGGCACCGGCCGGCTCGGCGTCCGCGCAGGTCGGCTGGGTCACCGTGGTCGGCCTGGGCCCCGGCGCCCGGGAATGGCTCACCCCCGAGGCCCAGGCGGCGCTCGCCGAGGCCGACGACCTGGTCGGCTACGGCCCGTACGTGGACCGGGTGCCGGTCAACCCACGCCAGCGCCGGCACTCCTCGGACAACCGCGTCGAGGCCGAACGCGCCGCCTTCGCCCTCGACCTGGCCAAGCGCGGCCGGCGGGTGGCCGTCGTCTCGTCCGGCGACCCGGGGGTCTTCGCGATGGCCGCGGCGGTGCTCGAGGTCGCCGACGACCCGCAGTGGAAGGACGTGCCGGTCCGCATCGTGCCCGGCCTGACCGCGGCGCAGGCGGTGGCCAGCCGGGCCGGCGCCCCGCTGGGCCACGACTTCTGCATCATGTCGCTGTCCGACCGGCTCAAGCCCTGGTCGGTCATCGAGACCCGGCTCACCGCGGCGGCCACCGCCGACCTGGTGATCGCCATCTACAACCCAGCCTCCCGGACCCGCAAGGAGCAACTCGTCCGGGCCCGCGACCTGCTGCTCACCCACCGCGACCCGCAGACCCCGGTGATCGTCGGCCGGGACGTCGGCGGCCCGGCCGAGACCATCCACGTCACCACGCTCGCCGACCTCGACCCGGCCACCGTCGACATGCGCTGCCTGCTGATCGTGGGCTCCACCCAGACCCGCGTCCTGACCCGCGGCGACGGCTCCACGCAGGTCTTCACGTCCCGCTACTACCCGCAGGGGTGA
- the cobN gene encoding cobaltochelatase subunit CobN gives MFLLLSTSDTDLLSARASGRQWRLANPARTDVTDLPALTEGVDLVVVRILGGRRAWEEGLDALLAGPVPVVVLGGEQLPDADLMKLSTVPAGVAGEAHAYLAYGGAPNLSALHDFLSDTILLTGNGFAAPEQAPDWGVLRRDAKDIDGPTVAILYYRAHHMAGNTHFVEALCQAVEAAGGRALPIFTASLRTASAELLAELRKADALVVTVLAAGGTKPATVGAGGDDEAWDVGVLADLDVPILQGLALTSSREAWEASDDGLSPLDAATQVAIPEFDGRIITVPFSFKEIDPDGLSVYVPDHERAARVAGIALAHARLRHIPPAERRIVLMLSAYPTKHSRIGNAVGLDTPASTVRLLAAMGERGYRIGSFPGVAEQDGDALIHALIAAGGQDPDWLTEEQLQANPVRIDGAKYAAWFATLPEDLREGVTRHWGAPPGELYVDGTDIVLAALRDENTVVMVQPPRGFGANPVAIYHDPDLPPSHHYLAAYRWLADEFGAHAVVHVGKHGNLEWLPGKNVGMSGSDGTDAALGNLPLIYPFLVNDPGEGTQAKRRAHATLVDHLIPPMARAESYGDIARLEQLLDEHANIAALDPAKLPAIRAQIWTLIQAAKMDHDLGLQSRPGDEEFDEFILHVDGWLCEVKDVQIRDGLHVLGAAPAGEARVNLVLAMLRARQMWAGQVAALPGLREALGLAEEASTAETDAIEAQARELVMAMEEAGWPATVPAGLTSDPTVGKILEFAANEIVPRLARTTDELTNVLHALDGGYVPAGPSGSPLRGLINVLPTGRNFYSVDPKAIPSMLAWETGQAMAESLLKRYREDYGDWPRSVGLSAWGTSAMRTAGDDIAEILALMGVRPIWDPASRRVTGIEPMTLDELGRPRIDVTVRISGFFRDAFPHVVALLDDAVALVAGLDETPEHNYVRAHATADEGAGKTWRQATTRIFGSRPGAYGAGILPLIDSRNWRGDADLAEVYAVWGGFAYGRGLDGVEARGDMETAYKRIEVAAKNIDTREHDIADSDDYFQYHGGMIATVRALTGRAPAAYIGDSTNPDATRTRSLTEETARIFRARVVNPRWISAMRRHGYKGAFELAATVDYLFGYDATAGVVADWMYEQLAASYVLDPENKKFMTQSNPWALHGITERLLEAAERKLWAAPDPATLAALQQVYLETEGDLEGDE, from the coding sequence GTGTTTCTGCTGCTGTCGACGTCCGACACCGACCTGCTCAGCGCCCGGGCCAGCGGCCGGCAGTGGCGGTTGGCCAATCCCGCACGCACCGACGTGACCGACCTGCCGGCGCTGACCGAGGGCGTCGACCTGGTGGTCGTGCGCATCCTGGGCGGGCGGCGGGCCTGGGAAGAGGGGCTGGACGCGCTGCTCGCCGGCCCGGTGCCGGTGGTGGTGCTCGGTGGTGAGCAGCTGCCCGACGCCGACCTGATGAAGCTGTCGACCGTGCCGGCCGGCGTGGCCGGTGAGGCGCACGCCTATCTGGCCTACGGCGGGGCGCCCAACCTCAGCGCCCTGCACGACTTCCTGTCCGACACGATCCTGCTGACCGGCAACGGGTTCGCCGCGCCGGAGCAGGCGCCGGACTGGGGCGTGCTGCGCCGCGACGCCAAGGACATCGACGGCCCGACCGTGGCGATCCTCTACTACCGCGCGCACCACATGGCGGGCAACACGCACTTCGTCGAGGCGCTCTGCCAGGCCGTGGAGGCGGCGGGGGGCCGGGCGCTGCCGATCTTCACCGCCTCCCTCCGTACGGCATCAGCAGAGCTCCTCGCCGAGTTGCGCAAGGCAGACGCGCTGGTCGTGACCGTGCTCGCCGCAGGCGGCACGAAGCCCGCGACGGTCGGGGCCGGCGGTGACGACGAGGCGTGGGACGTCGGGGTGCTCGCCGATCTCGACGTACCGATCCTGCAGGGGCTGGCGCTGACCAGCAGCCGGGAGGCGTGGGAGGCCAGCGACGACGGCCTGTCCCCGCTGGACGCCGCGACCCAGGTGGCGATCCCGGAGTTCGACGGGCGGATCATCACCGTGCCGTTCAGCTTCAAGGAGATCGACCCGGACGGGCTCTCGGTGTACGTCCCCGATCACGAACGCGCCGCCCGGGTCGCGGGGATCGCGCTGGCCCATGCCCGGCTGCGGCACATCCCGCCCGCCGAGCGGCGCATCGTGCTCATGCTCTCGGCCTATCCGACCAAGCACTCGCGCATCGGCAACGCGGTCGGCCTGGACACCCCCGCCTCCACGGTCCGGCTGCTGGCCGCGATGGGGGAGCGCGGCTACCGCATCGGCAGCTTCCCGGGCGTGGCCGAGCAGGACGGTGACGCGCTGATCCACGCGCTGATCGCGGCCGGCGGTCAGGATCCCGACTGGCTGACCGAGGAGCAACTGCAGGCCAATCCGGTACGGATCGACGGCGCGAAGTACGCGGCGTGGTTCGCGACCCTTCCCGAGGATCTCCGGGAGGGCGTCACCCGGCACTGGGGCGCGCCGCCCGGCGAGCTGTACGTGGACGGCACCGACATCGTGCTGGCCGCGCTGCGCGACGAGAACACCGTGGTCATGGTGCAGCCGCCGCGCGGGTTCGGCGCCAACCCGGTGGCGATCTACCACGACCCCGACCTGCCGCCTAGCCACCACTACCTGGCCGCCTACCGCTGGCTGGCCGACGAGTTCGGCGCGCACGCGGTGGTGCACGTCGGCAAGCACGGCAACCTGGAGTGGCTGCCGGGCAAGAACGTCGGCATGTCCGGTTCCGACGGCACCGACGCCGCGCTGGGCAACCTGCCGCTGATCTACCCGTTCCTGGTCAACGACCCGGGTGAGGGCACCCAGGCCAAGCGCCGGGCGCACGCCACGCTGGTCGACCACCTGATCCCGCCGATGGCCCGCGCCGAGTCGTACGGCGACATCGCCCGGCTCGAGCAGCTGCTGGACGAGCACGCGAACATCGCCGCGCTCGACCCGGCGAAGCTGCCCGCGATCCGGGCCCAGATCTGGACCCTGATCCAGGCCGCCAAGATGGACCACGACCTGGGGCTGCAGAGCCGCCCCGGCGACGAGGAGTTCGACGAGTTCATCCTGCACGTCGACGGCTGGCTGTGCGAGGTCAAGGACGTGCAGATCCGCGACGGGCTGCACGTGCTCGGCGCCGCCCCGGCCGGTGAGGCCCGGGTCAACCTGGTGCTGGCGATGCTGCGGGCGCGGCAGATGTGGGCCGGTCAGGTCGCGGCGCTGCCCGGGCTGCGCGAGGCGCTCGGCCTGGCCGAGGAGGCCTCGACCGCCGAGACCGACGCGATCGAGGCGCAGGCCCGTGAGCTCGTCATGGCGATGGAGGAGGCGGGCTGGCCGGCCACGGTGCCCGCCGGGCTCACCAGCGACCCGACGGTCGGCAAGATCCTGGAGTTCGCGGCGAACGAGATCGTTCCGCGGCTGGCACGGACGACCGACGAGCTGACCAATGTCCTGCACGCGCTGGACGGCGGTTACGTGCCGGCCGGGCCGAGCGGCTCGCCGCTGCGTGGGCTGATCAACGTGCTGCCGACCGGGCGCAACTTCTACTCCGTTGACCCCAAGGCCATCCCCAGCATGCTGGCCTGGGAAACCGGCCAGGCGATGGCGGAGTCGCTGCTCAAGCGGTATCGCGAGGACTACGGCGACTGGCCGCGCTCGGTGGGCCTGTCGGCATGGGGCACCAGCGCTATGCGCACCGCGGGCGACGACATCGCCGAGATCCTCGCGCTGATGGGCGTGCGCCCGATCTGGGATCCGGCGTCGCGGCGGGTCACCGGCATCGAGCCGATGACCCTGGACGAGCTGGGCCGTCCGCGGATCGACGTGACCGTGCGGATCTCGGGCTTCTTCCGGGATGCCTTCCCGCACGTGGTGGCGCTGCTGGACGACGCGGTCGCGCTGGTCGCCGGGCTCGACGAGACACCCGAGCACAACTATGTGCGCGCCCACGCCACCGCCGACGAGGGTGCGGGCAAGACCTGGCGGCAGGCCACCACGCGGATCTTCGGTTCCCGCCCGGGTGCGTACGGCGCCGGCATCCTGCCGCTGATCGACAGCCGCAACTGGCGGGGCGACGCGGATCTGGCCGAGGTCTACGCGGTGTGGGGCGGATTCGCCTACGGCCGCGGACTGGACGGCGTCGAAGCGCGCGGCGACATGGAGACCGCGTACAAGCGCATCGAGGTTGCTGCCAAGAACATCGACACCCGCGAGCACGACATCGCCGACTCCGACGACTACTTCCAGTACCACGGCGGCATGATCGCCACGGTGCGCGCGCTGACCGGGCGCGCGCCCGCGGCATACATCGGCGACTCGACCAACCCGGACGCCACCCGCACGCGCAGCCTGACCGAGGAGACCGCGCGGATCTTCCGGGCCCGGGTGGTGAACCCGCGGTGGATCTCGGCGATGCGCCGGCACGGCTACAAGGGTGCGTTCGAGCTAGCGGCGACCGTCGACTACCTGTTCGGCTATGACGCCACCGCGGGCGTGGTCGCCGACTGGATGTACGAGCAGCTTGCGGCCAGCTATGTGCTGGACCCGGAGAACAAGAA
- a CDS encoding precorrin-3B synthase, translating to MSSPLPTSGAARRAAVDACPGALRLHEAADGPLARVRIPGGRITGAQLAALSELAAASGDGHVELTSRANLQLRALRGASPVQLAAQLHAVGLLPSESHELVRNIAASPLPADAGAVAELDAALCADPALAALPGRFLFAIDSGAGDVAFSADVAVLPVGPAARFAVLFAGRDGGLRVGSDQVVPALLAAAHAFLALAQEDAAAGARRAWRLRELTDGPVRAARRVATELGVPLGAGDPALVRPTVREPVGIVEQPGGRVAVGALVPLGRLDAVQMKALESAVDLVVTPWRGVVVPGLPPDAAQAWVSRLAAAGLEVAAGSRWVGVTACAGRPGCAKALADVRRDADAATTAGAGLPVHWVGCARGCGSPAGPHVRVEATGSDYAVTAPHGSGTAPAAHVSALVADLRKG from the coding sequence GTGTCCTCCCCCCTGCCCACCTCCGGGGCCGCCCGCCGCGCGGCCGTCGATGCCTGCCCGGGTGCGCTGCGCCTGCACGAGGCCGCCGACGGTCCGCTGGCGCGGGTGCGCATCCCCGGCGGCCGGATCACCGGTGCCCAGCTGGCTGCGCTGAGTGAGCTGGCGGCAGCTTCCGGTGACGGGCATGTCGAGCTGACCAGCCGGGCCAATCTGCAGCTGCGGGCGCTGCGCGGGGCTTCTCCGGTGCAGCTCGCGGCTCAGTTGCACGCTGTCGGGTTGTTGCCGTCCGAGAGCCACGAGCTGGTCCGCAACATCGCCGCCTCCCCGCTGCCGGCCGACGCCGGGGCGGTGGCCGAGCTGGATGCGGCGTTGTGCGCCGACCCGGCGCTGGCGGCGCTGCCCGGCCGGTTCCTGTTCGCGATCGATTCGGGTGCAGGCGACGTCGCGTTCTCGGCCGATGTGGCGGTGCTGCCGGTCGGTCCCGCTGCCCGGTTTGCGGTTTTGTTCGCCGGGCGCGATGGTGGGCTGCGGGTCGGTTCCGATCAGGTGGTCCCGGCGCTGCTGGCGGCGGCTCATGCGTTCCTGGCGCTGGCGCAGGAGGACGCGGCGGCCGGAGCCCGGCGGGCGTGGCGGTTGCGCGAGCTTACCGACGGGCCGGTGCGGGCTGCGCGGCGGGTCGCGACGGAGCTGGGGGTGCCGCTGGGTGCGGGCGATCCGGCGCTGGTCCGGCCCACGGTGCGGGAGCCGGTCGGGATCGTGGAGCAGCCGGGGGGCCGGGTCGCCGTGGGGGCCCTGGTGCCGCTCGGGCGACTTGACGCCGTACAGATGAAGGCTCTGGAATCTGCGGTTGATCTGGTGGTGACGCCGTGGCGCGGGGTGGTTGTGCCGGGGCTTCCGCCGGATGCCGCGCAGGCTTGGGTGAGCAGGCTGGCGGCGGCCGGGCTGGAGGTTGCGGCCGGGTCGCGGTGGGTCGGGGTGACGGCCTGCGCGGGCCGGCCGGGATGTGCGAAAGCGCTGGCTGACGTGCGCCGCGATGCCGATGCGGCGACCACGGCGGGTGCCGGGTTGCCGGTGCACTGGGTCGGGTGCGCCCGGGGCTGCGGCAGTCCCGCGGGTCCGCACGTACGGGTGGAAGCGACCGGTTCTGATTATGCGGTCACGGCGCCGCACGGCAGTGGGACAGCCCCCGCCGCACACGTGAGTGCGCTGGTGGCGGATTTGAGGAAAGGCTGA
- a CDS encoding bifunctional cobalt-precorrin-7 (C(5))-methyltransferase/cobalt-precorrin-6B (C(15))-methyltransferase, whose protein sequence is MTDNPARLTVVGIGADGWAGLSRTATAALTRADVILGSARQLDLLPVEVPGDRVAWPSPLLPALPGLLETHRGRRVAVLASGDPMFHGIGATLRRFVDDLDVIPHPSSVSLAAARLGWPLSDVDVLSVVNADVAELHPLIHPNRRILVLGRDAGTPGQVAAILQARGYGDSEMTILGQLGSESETSITGRAGEIQLSEVGSLNVIAIRCSRGGVSRPLVPGLPDDAYDSDGQLTKREVRAVTLALLGPQPGELLWDVGAGSGSIAIEWMRTHPACRAIAVESDPVRAARIEGNAQALGVPKLKLVTGRAPGALAGLPTPDVVFIGGGVTREGVLETAWSALPAGGRLVANAVTLESEAMLVSWHAKLGGDLTRLSVHRAAPVGGFTGWRAMMPVTIWAVVKP, encoded by the coding sequence GTGACAGACAACCCCGCTCGGCTCACCGTGGTCGGCATCGGCGCCGACGGCTGGGCAGGCCTTTCCCGTACGGCCACGGCTGCGCTGACGCGCGCTGACGTGATCCTCGGCAGTGCTCGACAACTCGATCTCCTCCCCGTTGAGGTGCCCGGTGACCGGGTGGCCTGGCCGTCCCCGCTGCTGCCCGCGCTGCCCGGCCTGCTCGAAACCCATCGCGGCCGGCGCGTTGCGGTGCTGGCCAGCGGCGACCCGATGTTTCACGGCATCGGTGCCACGCTCCGGCGCTTCGTCGATGACCTTGACGTCATCCCGCATCCGTCATCAGTCTCGCTCGCCGCCGCGCGGCTCGGGTGGCCACTGTCCGATGTGGATGTACTGAGCGTAGTCAACGCCGATGTTGCTGAGCTCCATCCGCTAATCCACCCAAATCGCCGCATCCTCGTGCTGGGCCGGGATGCGGGTACTCCGGGCCAGGTGGCCGCGATTTTGCAGGCCCGGGGCTACGGCGACAGCGAGATGACCATTCTCGGACAGCTCGGTTCTGAATCTGAGACGAGCATCACGGGCCGCGCTGGCGAGATCCAGCTCAGCGAGGTGGGTTCACTCAACGTGATTGCCATCCGGTGCAGTCGAGGCGGCGTTTCGCGGCCCCTCGTGCCAGGGTTGCCGGATGACGCCTACGACAGCGACGGCCAGCTCACCAAGCGGGAGGTGCGCGCCGTCACCCTGGCCCTGCTCGGCCCGCAGCCCGGAGAGCTCCTCTGGGATGTGGGCGCCGGTTCGGGCAGCATCGCGATCGAGTGGATGCGCACCCACCCCGCCTGCCGCGCGATCGCGGTCGAGTCCGACCCCGTGCGCGCCGCCCGCATCGAGGGCAACGCGCAGGCCCTCGGAGTTCCGAAGCTCAAGCTCGTTACGGGGCGGGCGCCGGGCGCGCTGGCCGGCCTGCCCACCCCGGACGTCGTCTTCATCGGGGGCGGCGTCACCCGCGAAGGAGTGCTCGAGACGGCTTGGTCGGCGCTGCCCGCAGGCGGTCGCCTGGTCGCGAACGCCGTCACCCTGGAATCGGAGGCGATGCTGGTGAGCTGGCATGCGAAGCTCGGCGGTGACCTGACCCGCCTGTCCGTGCACCGGGCGGCCCCGGTGGGCGGCTTCACCGGATGGCGCGCCATGATGCCGGTGACGATCTGGGCGGTGGTCAAGCCATGA
- a CDS encoding phosphatidylinositol-specific phospholipase C: MRRLLTLAVVATAVAALASPGAAVAADSSYRTLSTASHPDWMAAIPDGTSLAALSIPGTHETMSIHGGSLTQTQEDFGDSGATLARQLEAGVRMIDIRARVNSGNTFTIHHGATYQNANFSDVTAVLSTFLAAHPRETVIMRLKQECTGELGSCTDVAGQRSFPDIFDSYAGSLFWQPSVTRGAAAATPALGAVRGKVVLAVMHSAHGSPIEHYGLAQFASWTDGSSTYVQDNYSVPNIGAIATKRDQVRRFLDATSAGDPSKVYVNFGSGSSLLAQPQQVAGGALGVQGVDPFLLTYLNEGHGLTRAGVLMLDFPGSGLIAKILALN, from the coding sequence ATGAGACGCCTCCTCACCCTCGCCGTCGTGGCCACTGCCGTGGCCGCGCTTGCCTCGCCCGGCGCCGCCGTTGCTGCGGATTCGTCCTACCGCACGCTCAGCACCGCGAGTCACCCCGACTGGATGGCCGCGATCCCCGACGGCACCAGCCTGGCGGCACTGTCGATCCCGGGCACGCACGAGACGATGTCGATCCACGGCGGCTCGCTGACCCAGACCCAGGAGGATTTCGGCGACAGCGGAGCGACGCTCGCGCGCCAGCTCGAGGCCGGTGTCCGCATGATCGACATCCGGGCCCGGGTCAACTCCGGCAACACCTTCACCATTCACCACGGTGCTACGTACCAGAACGCGAATTTCTCCGACGTCACCGCGGTGCTGAGCACCTTCCTGGCGGCCCACCCCCGCGAGACCGTCATCATGCGGCTCAAACAGGAGTGCACCGGCGAACTGGGATCGTGCACCGATGTCGCGGGGCAGAGGAGCTTCCCGGACATCTTCGATTCGTACGCCGGCAGCCTCTTCTGGCAGCCGTCCGTGACGCGCGGGGCGGCCGCGGCGACGCCGGCGCTGGGCGCGGTGCGGGGCAAGGTGGTGCTGGCGGTCATGCACAGCGCGCACGGCAGCCCGATCGAGCACTACGGGCTGGCCCAGTTCGCCTCCTGGACAGACGGCTCGTCGACCTATGTCCAGGACAACTACTCCGTGCCGAACATCGGGGCGATCGCCACCAAGCGGGATCAAGTGCGGCGCTTTCTCGACGCCACGAGTGCGGGTGACCCCAGCAAGGTCTACGTCAACTTCGGCAGCGGTTCGAGCCTGCTGGCCCAGCCGCAGCAGGTCGCCGGTGGTGCGCTCGGGGTACAGGGCGTCGACCCGTTCCTGCTGACGTATCTGAACGAGGGGCACGGGCTGACCCGGGCCGGCGTGCTGATGCTGGACTTCCCAGGAAGTGGACTGATCGCCAAGATCCTTGCCCTGAACTGA
- the cobM gene encoding precorrin-4 C(11)-methyltransferase, with product MTVHFIGAGPGAADLITVRGQRLLATAPVCLYAGSLVPRELLAECPPDARLVDTANLNLDQIVAEMVQATAAGQDVARLHSGDPSVFSAVAEQMRRLDEAGVPYDVVPGVPAFAAAAASLAREFTVPEVAQTVILTRTAERATAMPPGEDLATLSRSRATMVLHLAVQRIDAVVAELLPEYGADCPVAVVARASRADEQIVRGTLEDIAAQVKEAGIKRTAVIVVGAALTAAQFPDSHLYSTTRCRP from the coding sequence ATGACGGTGCACTTCATCGGGGCGGGCCCCGGCGCTGCCGACCTGATCACGGTGCGCGGGCAACGCCTGCTCGCCACGGCGCCGGTCTGCCTGTACGCGGGCAGCCTCGTCCCGCGTGAGCTGCTGGCCGAGTGCCCGCCGGACGCGCGGCTGGTGGACACCGCCAACCTCAACCTGGATCAGATCGTCGCCGAGATGGTGCAAGCCACCGCGGCGGGCCAGGATGTCGCCCGGCTGCACTCCGGCGACCCGTCGGTGTTCAGCGCGGTCGCCGAGCAGATGCGCCGCCTCGACGAAGCCGGCGTTCCGTACGACGTCGTCCCGGGCGTGCCCGCGTTCGCAGCCGCGGCCGCGTCGCTGGCCCGCGAGTTCACCGTGCCCGAGGTGGCCCAGACGGTGATCCTGACCCGCACGGCCGAACGCGCCACCGCCATGCCACCCGGGGAGGACCTGGCCACCCTGAGCCGCAGCCGCGCCACCATGGTGCTGCACCTCGCCGTCCAGCGCATCGACGCGGTGGTCGCCGAGCTGCTCCCCGAGTACGGCGCGGACTGCCCGGTCGCCGTGGTGGCCCGAGCCAGCCGGGCCGACGAGCAGATCGTGCGCGGCACCCTGGAAGACATCGCGGCCCAGGTGAAAGAGGCCGGCATCAAGCGCACCGCCGTGATCGTGGTGGGAGCGGCCCTGACCGCGGCCCAATTTCCCGACAGTCACCTGTATTCGACAACCCGGTGCCGACCATGA
- a CDS encoding cobalt-precorrin-6A reductase: MTVLLLGGTTEARALAERVPVLTSLAGRTSTPLLPPGEVRIGGFGGAEGLIGYLRDTRVTAIVDATHPFAATMTAHAATAAQATGVPLLVLRRPGWAEQPGDAWHRVGSLTSAAALLPTLAGAGSRVFLTTGRQSIGAFAGLDGHWFLSRSVEPPSPPMPARLEVILDRGPFTADAERALLRRHRIDLLVTKDSGGSTAKLDAARAESVPVLMVDRPPLPAGVPTAATVAQAVDWLSNLGLVPTPA; this comes from the coding sequence ATGACTGTCCTTCTTCTTGGTGGCACCACGGAGGCGCGAGCGCTGGCCGAGCGGGTGCCCGTGCTCACGTCGCTGGCCGGGCGCACGTCCACGCCGTTGCTGCCGCCCGGCGAGGTCCGCATCGGCGGTTTCGGCGGCGCGGAGGGCCTGATCGGCTACCTCCGCGACACTCGGGTCACCGCGATCGTCGACGCCACCCACCCGTTCGCCGCGACAATGACGGCCCACGCGGCGACAGCTGCTCAAGCCACCGGCGTGCCATTGCTGGTGTTACGCCGCCCCGGCTGGGCCGAGCAACCCGGCGACGCCTGGCACCGCGTCGGCTCACTGACCTCCGCCGCCGCGCTGCTGCCCACGCTGGCCGGGGCGGGCAGCCGGGTGTTCCTGACCACCGGCCGGCAGAGCATCGGAGCCTTCGCCGGCCTGGACGGCCACTGGTTCCTGTCCCGCTCGGTCGAACCCCCGTCGCCACCCATGCCTGCCCGCCTGGAGGTGATCCTCGACCGCGGCCCCTTCACGGCCGACGCCGAACGCGCCCTGCTCCGCCGCCACCGCATCGACCTCCTGGTGACCAAGGACAGCGGCGGCAGCACAGCCAAACTCGACGCGGCCCGAGCGGAATCCGTCCCGGTGCTGATGGTCGACCGGCCCCCACTGCCCGCCGGGGTGCCCACCGCCGCAACCGTCGCGCAAGCCGTCGACTGGCTCAGCAACCTGGGCCTGGTGCCGACCCCGGCCTGA